A window of Procambarus clarkii isolate CNS0578487 chromosome 69, FALCON_Pclarkii_2.0, whole genome shotgun sequence contains these coding sequences:
- the LOC123772222 gene encoding probable ATP-dependent RNA helicase pitchoune isoform X2: MAGSSILSSRTLEWVQEKGLCSSTTATALSKMGFKQLTTIQLHAVPQILAKSNCFLHARTGVGALIISPTRELAQQISQVLKPLADVHGFSCLTLIGGTKLADTDLKNGATVVVGTPGRLLEALSGRDNMHLPVCYLRILILDEADRLLDNGSNTQYLRKIYSVLPQEKVQKILVSATVSCKCMQLAKEVLKTDFFYITAENTTSPTTAQVKQSYLLVGASDRISMLATVLQTLRKKKVIVFFNSCHSVKFHYGVLFNLKLPVLYCVGQEKQVRRTGVYAKFLELSRGILLTTGMAERGWDIPGIHWIIQYDPPHKPEDYIHRVGRTGRGEGSVGQALLFLRPEENQFVDVLKTMKVEIEQLEFHGDLKEIQNKVDSFVLNDMEIQQMAKLAFKKFVRAYQCHKLRKIFSVHSLNLHEICRAFGFTKPPMELGHLT, translated from the exons ATGGCTGGGTCCAGCATCCTCAGTAGTCGCACATTGGAATGGGTGCAAGAGAAGGGCCTTTGCTCATCAACAACAGCAACTGCATTATCCAAAATGGGATTTAAGCAGCTGACTACTATTCAGCTGCATGCAGTTCCACAGATATTAGCCAAATCCAACTGTTTTCTTCATGCCCGAACAG GTGTTGGAGCTTTAATAATATCCCCTACAAGAGAGCTGGCACAACAGATATCACAAGTACTAAAACCACTTGCAGATGTACATGGGTTTTCCTGCTTGACTCTCATTGGAGGGACAAAATTGGCTGACACTGATCTAAAAAATG gtgctacagtggttgtcggGACTCCAGGTAGACTGTTGGAGGCTTTGAGTGGTCGGGACAACATGCATCTTCCAGTATGTTACCTAAGAATCCTTATTTTGGATGAAGCTGACCGTCTACTGGATAATGGATCAAATACGCAATACTTGAGGAAAATTTATTCCGTTCTTCCACAAG AAAAGGTTCAGAAGATACTTGTGAGTGCAACAGTATCATGCAAGTGTATGCAGCTGGCTAAAGAAGTATTAAAAACAGATTTCTTCTACATTACTGCTGAAAACACGACTTCACCAACAACGGCACAAGTCAAACAAA GCTATCTGCTTGTGGGTGCCAGTGATAGAATATCTATGCTTGCAACTGTGTTGCAGACATTAAGAAAGAAGAAAGTAATCGTTTTCTTCAATTCTTGCCATTCCGTCAAATTTCATTATGGAGTTTTATTCAATCTTAAACTACCTGTACTGTATTGTGTG GGTCAGGAAAAACAAGTTCGGCGTACTGGTGTGTATGCCAAGTTCCTGGAGTTGTCACGAGGGATTCTTCTGACGACAGGAATGGCAGAGAGGGGCTGGGACATTCCCGGGATTCATTGGATAATTCAGTACGATCCTCCACACAAACCTGAG GACTATATTCATCGTGTTGGACGCACTGGTCGTGGGGAAGGTAGTGTCGGTCAAGCACTTCTTTTCTTGAGACCTGAGGAGAACCAATTTGTTGATGTCCTGAAAACTATGAAGGTTGAAATTGAACAGCTAGAGTTTCATGGAGATTTGAAGGAAATTCAAAACAAG GTTGATTCCTTTGTCTTGAATGATATGGAAATACAGCAGATGGCAAAGTTAGCATTCAAGAAATTTGTACGAGCTTATCAGTgtcataagttaagaaaaatattCAGTGTGCATTCACTGAATCTTCATGAAATATGTCGGGCTTTTGGTTTTACAAAGCCCCCAATGGAACTAGGCCATTTAACTTGA
- the LOC123772222 gene encoding uncharacterized protein isoform X1 — translation MAGSSILSSRTLEWVQEKGLCSSTTATALSKMGFKQLTTIQLHAVPQILAKSNCFLHARTGSGKTLAFLMPTLERLKAMKFKESHGVGALIISPTRELAQQISQVLKPLADVHGFSCLTLIGGTKLADTDLKNGATVVVGTPGRLLEALSGRDNMHLPVCYLRILILDEADRLLDNGSNTQYLRKIYSVLPQEKVQKILVSATVSCKCMQLAKEVLKTDFFYITAENTTSPTTAQVKQSYLLVGASDRISMLATVLQTLRKKKVIVFFNSCHSVKFHYGVLFNLKLPVLYCVGQEKQVRRTGVYAKFLELSRGILLTTGMAERGWDIPGIHWIIQYDPPHKPEDYIHRVGRTGRGEGSVGQALLFLRPEENQFVDVLKTMKVEIEQLEFHGDLKEIQNKVDSFVLNDMEIQQMAKLAFKKFVRAYQCHKLRKIFSVHSLNLHEICRAFGFTKPPMELGHLT, via the exons ATGGCTGGGTCCAGCATCCTCAGTAGTCGCACATTGGAATGGGTGCAAGAGAAGGGCCTTTGCTCATCAACAACAGCAACTGCATTATCCAAAATGGGATTTAAGCAGCTGACTACTATTCAGCTGCATGCAGTTCCACAGATATTAGCCAAATCCAACTGTTTTCTTCATGCCCGAACAGGTTCTGGAAAAACATTAGCTTTTCTAATGCCCACCTTGGAAAGATTAAAAGCTATGAAATTCAAAGAGTCACATG GTGTTGGAGCTTTAATAATATCCCCTACAAGAGAGCTGGCACAACAGATATCACAAGTACTAAAACCACTTGCAGATGTACATGGGTTTTCCTGCTTGACTCTCATTGGAGGGACAAAATTGGCTGACACTGATCTAAAAAATG gtgctacagtggttgtcggGACTCCAGGTAGACTGTTGGAGGCTTTGAGTGGTCGGGACAACATGCATCTTCCAGTATGTTACCTAAGAATCCTTATTTTGGATGAAGCTGACCGTCTACTGGATAATGGATCAAATACGCAATACTTGAGGAAAATTTATTCCGTTCTTCCACAAG AAAAGGTTCAGAAGATACTTGTGAGTGCAACAGTATCATGCAAGTGTATGCAGCTGGCTAAAGAAGTATTAAAAACAGATTTCTTCTACATTACTGCTGAAAACACGACTTCACCAACAACGGCACAAGTCAAACAAA GCTATCTGCTTGTGGGTGCCAGTGATAGAATATCTATGCTTGCAACTGTGTTGCAGACATTAAGAAAGAAGAAAGTAATCGTTTTCTTCAATTCTTGCCATTCCGTCAAATTTCATTATGGAGTTTTATTCAATCTTAAACTACCTGTACTGTATTGTGTG GGTCAGGAAAAACAAGTTCGGCGTACTGGTGTGTATGCCAAGTTCCTGGAGTTGTCACGAGGGATTCTTCTGACGACAGGAATGGCAGAGAGGGGCTGGGACATTCCCGGGATTCATTGGATAATTCAGTACGATCCTCCACACAAACCTGAG GACTATATTCATCGTGTTGGACGCACTGGTCGTGGGGAAGGTAGTGTCGGTCAAGCACTTCTTTTCTTGAGACCTGAGGAGAACCAATTTGTTGATGTCCTGAAAACTATGAAGGTTGAAATTGAACAGCTAGAGTTTCATGGAGATTTGAAGGAAATTCAAAACAAG GTTGATTCCTTTGTCTTGAATGATATGGAAATACAGCAGATGGCAAAGTTAGCATTCAAGAAATTTGTACGAGCTTATCAGTgtcataagttaagaaaaatattCAGTGTGCATTCACTGAATCTTCATGAAATATGTCGGGCTTTTGGTTTTACAAAGCCCCCAATGGAACTAGGCCATTTAACTTGA